One Vitis vinifera cultivar Pinot Noir 40024 chromosome 8, ASM3070453v1 genomic window carries:
- the LOC100248405 gene encoding uncharacterized protein LOC100248405 isoform X2, with product MLWLCFLRNQKGIIVVFFLLKLIYLFDRSNGYLFGLCFRNRLERETSCREKVRNSDREMGFDGLKIGIQIKRGLIFSTRICYRSVCNHPFLVGFVFFLIFLYRSFPFVFSILVSSSPVLVCTIVLLGTLLSFGQPHIPEIEKDVEKEVEKEEKITHEIAALKSRSGVLEDAVVVERGESFGVDRYTGKGVDVVEKAIEDRGLEEIDVCKVEKGDGLLECAPLIEEKSREIHLEKPVIEEEEGDFHDFQCGPTEEIHEEKPRVEGMLGESEVVENHYTLIQSLEDEDHEVENDKSPVGLVVARMGDSLEFSPGLSWKHEEDNNEPSDSGSDGGESSSPDASMADIIPLLDELHPLLDSESPQPALISHDDSDAASERSRKSNDGSAESSEDTENQQEEDDVDDEGDDDEDDEEEEAQGSKVDETKSGITWTEDDQKNLMDLGTSELERNQRLENLILRRRARKNMKVVAEKNLIDLESADPPFYVPPISTTRRNPFDSPCDSYDDMGLPPIPGSAPSILVPRRNPFDLPYDSSEEKPDLKGDSFEQEFMAFHQKDMLFRRHESFSLGASSFGGPRHERQHIKWRPYFVPERMAGEGTSYPVFERQSSGFSDSKASSVPETESVSSAVDEEDSKVIDQDVSQETEVMPNIDHVSDHVEDGRQSSEDSDSEEGDQVEKTEIDLNVVAQPADEVNLHEIESSFATPIELDMSEVCLEAEAGEEKYSSRSSSSRSSEVSDHSFDLKPDEESSILESRKAEVIEESGNQIQPSQEGSGFSFVTGIVVEHPHKEPVYDSSPPAVEKNLSSSSISSDLPVEMSEIGVPTTASSETTAPLACKESEVSKEIMEGASGNEETWATSSQLHVVDENESRSWEVKEMREHDDIKFGFSAVDQNSDNPISVVPKSVPEHVSTDSSSSASDTESVEEVVMHKDESFQHEQDQVDRLNFGVEFQTREVHQEVSENRDFMTSRDLDMPSESTTLSAMEEQHPSLVVEQVSVVHPNLSSSETNSVEEDSADEEETLQFEHHQVHSAGYDAKIGNNQDVDEKLVSVDVSNLSSSETKLVEEDSTIMEDTLQFERNQVTSPGSDAIIGDQQDVDRKLIPVDGSNLYSSETKSVEEDSTVVEETLQFEHGQVPSPGSDAKIGDQQDVDGKLVSVDSSNLPSSETKSAEENSTDEKLVSVDGSNLSSSETKSAEDSTGNKETLQFEHDQVHLSSSDAKIGGYQDEDEKLDDGSQNVSPREMSLSELEKLLPSALSDKSTVKPSLDAHEEPHEPYIIPLECIEEVGITNNLNVLRSHELEDNISSYPSLTSILSEVSENRSSSSAVDPKYDAVDGIEIDSQKLSGLVLLDFPVAACHVLEENVDDEEGDEIKEFDEGLLAELDRVGDFSVNGVGSNLNEIEERGTLLMPHDTETRTIRFVEDDCNEVDESKVVIEEENDKFLEVKESDSGFQLSRASSIEHVGSFSREFDDGEVKDSKPNQEPITNLEMLVIEARSLEDIDLAFKDAESVSKETEVKFAESMLPDFDINSGMPTIEARSFENIDLALKDAEPMSREAKVEDAEPTIPDVEISSRMPIIEARSLEDIDLAFKGTELMSKEAIVPDLVINSGMPMIEARSLEDIDLVLKDAEPPMSIETEVEASESTIPDIEINSMMLVTEARSLEDIDLAFKYTESMSKETEVEGNSNVPENDINSMVYKNDVNSEMLVIEARSHEDIDLAFKDTKLMSKETEVEIEESKVPVHEISMEMPIIEARSLEDIDLALNDAEPRSKESFPDLEINSVMPVLEDRSLEDIDTACKKNIEEEGEKPIFVESALFPKDLELPVLEARAIDDIDLNFKQLHGGVDLEKSIVSGPIDGKPFVESKYLGEETNLDLQMVEARSLEDILKALKQASEGNAVDKGSSSKENESRTEESGTQSTSAAQTLDHSIGN from the exons atgctTTGGCTCTGTTTTCTCAGGAACCAAAAAGGAATTATCGTTGTGTTTTTTCTATTGAAactgatatatttgtttgatagatcTAACGGGTATTTGTTTGGTTTATGCTTCCGAAACAGATTGGAAAGAGAAACAAGTTGTAGAGAGAAAGTGAGGAATAGTGATAGAGAAATGGGTTTTGACGGATTGAAGATTGGAATTCAAATCAAGAGAGGTTTGATCTTTTCAACCAGAATATGTTATAGATCAGTATGTAATCATCCATTTCTGGTGggttttgtgtttttcttgatttttctgtACAGATCATTTCCTTTTGTGTTTTCCATATTGGTGTCATCTTCCCCAGTTTTGGTTTGTACTATTGTTTTGCTTGGAACCCTTTTGAGTTTTGGGCAACCACACATACCTGAAATCGAAAAAGACGTTGAAAAAGAAGtcgaaaaagaagagaagataaCCCATGAAATTGCAGCTTTGAAATCCCGGTCAGGGGTTTTGGAAGATGCTGTTGTGGTTGAGAGAGGTGAGAGCTTTGGTGTGGATAGATACACAGGAAAAGGAGTGGATGTGGTAGAGAAGGCCATTGAAGATAGGGGCTTAGAGGAGATTGATGTCTGTAAGGTTGAGAAAGGTGATGGTTTGCTTGAATGTGCTCCATTGATTGAAGAAAAATCTCGGGAAATTCATTTGGAGAAGCCGGTGATCGAGGAAGAGGAGGGAGATTTTCATGATTTCCAGTGTGGACCGACTGAGGAAATTCATGAGGAGAAACCAAGGGTTGAAGGTATGTTGGGTGAAAGCGAAGTTGTTGAGAATCACTACACTTTGATTCAAAGTTTAGAAGATGAGGATCATGAAGTGGAAAATGATAAATCGCCAGTTGGGCTTGTGGTTGCACGGATGGGAGATAGCTTGGAATTTTCCCCAGGGTTATCTTGGAAGCATGAGGAGGACAACAATGAGCCTTCGGATTCTGGGTCCGATGGAGGAGAGAGTTCATCTCCAGATGCTTCAATGGCTGATATTATACCATTGCTTGATGAGCTCCACCCACTTTTAGACTCAGAATCTCCTCAGCCTGCTCTTATCTCCCATGATGACTCGGATGCAGCTTCAGAACGGTCTCGTAAGAGTAATGATGGCAGTGCTGAGTCAAGTGAGGATACTGAAAACCaacaagaagaagatgatgttgatgatgaaGGTGATGACGATGAGGACGATGAGGAAGAAGAGGCACAGGGCAGTAAAGTAGATGAAACTAAATCTGGAATCACTTGGACAGAGGATGACCAAAAGAATCTAATGGATTTGGGAACTTCTGAGCTGGAAAGAAATCAACGACTGGAGAATCTTATCTTAAGGAGAAGAGCACGGAAAAACATGAAAGTGGTGGCTGAGAAGAATCTTATAGACTTAGAAAGTGCTGATCCTCCCTTCTATGTCCCTCCCATTTCAACAACAAGGCGCAATCCTTTTGATAGCCCTTGTGATTCTTATGACGATATGGGTTTACCACCCATTCCTGGATCTGCTCCTTCCATTTTGGTACCGAGACGAAATCCTTTTGATCTTCCTTATGACTCTAGTGAAGAGAAACCTGATCTTAAAGGAGACAGTTTTGAACAAGAGTTCATGGCATTTCACCAGAAGGACATGCTCTTCCGAAGACATGAAAGTTTCAGCCTGGGAGCTTCATCTTTTGGGGGTCCTAGGCACGAGAGGCAACACATCAAATGGAGACCGTATTTTGTACCAGAACGAATGGCTGGGGAAGGGACAAGCTATCCTGTGTTTGAAAGACAATCAAGTGGATTTAGTGATTCGAAGGCAAGCTCTGTCCCTGAAACTGAGTCAGTAAGTTCAGCTGTGGATGAGGAAGATTCCAAGGTAATTGACCAAGATGTTTCTCAGGAAACAGAGGTCATGCCCAACATAGACCATGTATCTGACCATGTTGAAGATGGAAGACAATCTTCTGAAGATTCTGATTCTGAGGAGGGTGACCAAGTCGAGAAGACAGAAATTGATCTTAATGTGGTTGCACAGCCTGCAGATGAGGTAAATCtccatgaaattgaatcaaGCTTTGCAACTCCTATAGAATTGGACATGAGTGAAGTTTGTCTGGAAGCAGAAGCAGGTGAAGAGAAATACAGCAGCAGGTCAAGCTCATCACGATCGTCAGAAGTGAGTGACCACAGCTTTGATTTGAAACCAGATGAAGAGTCATCAATTTTGGAGTCAAGGAAAGCTGAGGTTATTGAGGAATCTGGAAATCAAATACAGCCTTCACAAGAAGGGTCAGGTTTCAGTTTTGTTACTGGGATTGTGGTTGAACATCCTCACAAGGAGCCTGTTTATGATTCGAGCCCACCAGCAGTTGAGAAGAATCTCTCTTCTTCATCCATTTCTTCTGATCTGCCAGTAGAAATGTCTGAAATTGGTGTACCTACCACCGCATCATCTGAAACGACTGCTCCTTTGGCATGTAAAGAATCTGAAGTCAGTAAAGAAATCATGGAGGGTGCTTCTGGTAATGAGGAGACATGGGCAACCTCATCGCAACTGCATGTGGTAGATGAAAATGAATCGAGATCATGGGAAGTTAAAGAGATGAGGGAGCATGATGATATAAAGTTTGGGTTCTCAGCAGTTGACCAGAATTCTGATAATCCAATATCTGTGGTGCCCAAGTCTGTGCCTGAGCATGTTTCAACTGATTCAAGTTCATCTGCTTCAGACACTGAATCAGTAGAGGAGGTTGTGATGCATAAAGACGAAAGTTTTCAGCATGAGCAGGATCAAGTTGACCGATTAAATTTTGGTGTGGAGTTTCAAACTAGGGAAGTACACCAAGAGGTGAGTGAGAATAGGGACTTTATGACTTCTAGAGATCTGGATATGCCTTCTGAAAGTACAACATTGTCTGCCATGGAGGAACAACATCCTTCATTGGTGGTTGAGCAAGTTTCAGTGGTTCATCCCAATTTGTCTTCATCGGAGACTAACTCAGTAGAGGAGGATTCAGCAGATGAGGAAGAAACACTGCAATTTGAACATCACCAAGTGCACTCAGCAGGTTATGATGCAAAGATTGGTAATAATCAAGATGTGGATGAGAAGCTGGTTTCTGTGGATGTTTCCAATTTATCTTCATCAGAGACTAAATTAGTGGAGGAGGATTCAACAATAATGGAAGATACTCTTCAGTTTGAACGTAACCAAGTAACTTCTCCGGGTTCTGACGCAATTATTGGTGATCAACAAGATGTGGATAGGAAGCTGATTCCTGTGGATGGTTCCAATTTATATTCATCAGAGACTAAATCAGTGGAGGAGGATTCAACAGTAGTGGAAGAAACTCTTCAGTTTGAACATGGCCAAGTACCCTCACCAGGTTCTGATGCAAAGATTGGTGACCAACAAGATGTGGATGGGAAGCTGGTTTCTGTGGACAGTTCTAATTTACCTTCATCAGAGACAAAATCAGCGGAGGAGAATTCAACAG ATGAGAAGCTGGTTTCTGTGGATGGTTCCAATTTATCTTCATCAGAGACAAAATCAGCAGAGGATTCAACAGGTAACAAAGAAACTCTTCAATTTGAACATGACCAAGTACACTTATCAAGTTCTGATGCAAAGATTGGTGGCTACCAAGATGAGGATGAGAAGCTGGATGATGGTTCTCAAAATGTGTCTCCCCGGGAAATGTCTTTGTCTGAACTGGAGAAATTGCTGCCTTCAGCTCTGTCAGATAAATCTACAGTCAAACCATCTTTGGATGCTCATGAAGAACCCCAT GAACCATATATTATCCCGTTGGAGTGTATTGAGGAAGTAGGCATCACCAACAATCTGAATGTGCTGAGGAGCCATGAGCTTGAGGATAACATTTCATCATATCCCTCTCTTACCTCTATCTTGTCTGAGGTTTCGGAGAACAGATCATCCTCATCTGCTGTAGATCCAAAATATGACGCAGTTGATGGAATTGAGATTGACAGCCAGAAACTTTCTGGTTTAGTACTCTTAGATTTTCCAGTGGCAGCGTGTCATGTTCTTGAGGAAAATGTTGATGATGAAGAGGGAGATGAGATAAAGGAGTTTGATGAAGGGTTGTTGGCAGAATTGGATAGAGTTGGTGACTTTAGTGTTAATGGAGTTGGATCGAACTTGAATGAGATTGAAGAGAGAGGCACCCTTCTTATGCCACATGATACTGAAACCAGGACTATTCGATTTGTTGAAGATGATTGTAATGAAGTTGATGAAAGTAAGGTTGTTATTGAAGAGGAGAATGATAAATTTCTAGAAGTCAAAGAGAGTGACTCAGGGTTTCAGTTGTCTAGAGCTAGCTCCATTGAACATGTTGGTTCATTCTCTAGGGAATTTGATGATGGAGAAGTCAAGGATTCAAAGCCCAACCAGGAACCAATTACCAATTTAGAGATGTTAGTTATTGAAGCCCGGTCTCTTGAAGACATTGATTTAGCTTTTAAGGATGCTGAGTCAGTTTCAAAGGAAACTGAAGTTAAGTTTGCAGAGTCCATGCTGCCTGACTTTGACATCAATTCAGGCATGCCAACGATTGAAGCACGgtcttttgaaaacattgatttaGCTTTGAAGGATGCTGAACCAATGTCAAGGGAAGCTAAAGTTGAGGATGCGGAGCCCACGATACCCGATGTTGAAATCAGTTCAAGGATGCCAATAATTGAAGCGCGATCCCTTGAAGACATTGATTTAGCTTTTAAGGGTACGGAATTAATGTCAAAGGAAGCCATTGTACCTGACCTTGTCATCAATTCAGGCATGCCAATGATTGAAGCACGATCTCTTGAAGACATCGATTTAGTTTTGAAGGATGCTGAGCCACCAATGTCAATAGAAACTGAAGTTGAGGCTTCAGAGTCCACAATACCCGACATTGAGATCAATTCAATGATGCTGGTCACTGAGGCGCGATCCCTAGAAGACATTGATTTAGCTTTTAAGTATACGGAATCAATGTCGAAGGAAACTGAAGTTGAAGGCAACTCCAACGTACCTGAAAATGACATCAATTCCATGGTATACAAAAATGATGTCAATTCTGAGATGCTAGTGATTGAAGCCCGATCCCATGAAGACATTGATTTAGCTTTCAAGGATACCAAATTAATGTCAAAGGAGACTGAAGTTGAGATTGAGGAGTCTAAGGTACCCGTCCACGAGATCAGTATGGAGATGCCAATTATTGAAGCACGATCCCTTGAAGATATCGATTTAGCTCTAAATGATGCTGAACCAAGGTCAAAGGAGTCATTTCCCGACCTTGAGATCAATTCGGTAATGCCAGTTCTTGAAGATCGATCTCTTGAAGATATTGATACAGCTTGCAAGAAAAACATTGAAGAAGAAGGTGAGAAACCTATCTTTGTGGAGTCTGCACTATTTCCAAAAGATTTGGAGCTGCCAGTTCTTGAAGCAAGGGCAATTGACGATATTGATTTGAATTTCAAGCAACTCCATGGTGGAGTAGATCTTGAGAAATCCATCGTTTCCGGTCCAATTGATGGAAAACCCTTTGTTGAATCCAAATATCTGGGGGAAGAAACAAACTTAGACCTACAAATGGTAGAAGCAAGATCACTAGAAGATATTCTCAAGGCTCTAAAGCAAGCCTCAGAAGGTAATGCAGTAGACAAGGGGAGTTCCTCCAAGGAAAATGAATCCAGAACCGAAGAATCTGGCACTCAGAGCACAAGTGCCGCTCAGACACTAGACCATTCAATTGGAAATTGA